A region of Pyxidicoccus parkwaysis DNA encodes the following proteins:
- a CDS encoding PAS domain-containing sensor histidine kinase: MGEGSAAWKGPAHSRAVPISQPSPVELLLQVGASLHAALVVDIHGRIVWMDPVLAGAAGWRSDSPVGRCMEEVLGRLPWLRHALDEALTGTNGVCEDCEEEQRLSAVVVPVFAEDGTQVGACARLRMDGPPKPAAPSGQRADAAAEERQARERLEHQTSLLRATFDSITDGVIVVDLSRRITAYNKRFQEMWELTDEMLEERDAEKALARAVPLVKDPERFVTRVRDAFEPSLTVQRDIVELRDGRVFERKSIPQRLGEAIIGRIWSYRDVTAERHALSEQERLLAAEHRARERLEESFALLDTFLKHAPIGLGFIGRDLRYLRINDALATLHGRRREEEIGKTVREMTPHVAPVVEPLMRRVMETGTPIIGIDMEGEVPATPGERRHWNVSYYPVRTESGTVLGVGAVVVEVTAERRAQAEREHLLREAQEAIRIRDDFMSIAAHELKTPLTPLKLHLQMLKAQADAGRPVSPRHVHKALSQLARLSVLVNDLLDTSRIQAGKLELVREPISLRALIREVLSDFRGTSPLHSLELDAPQDPFVVLGDRSRLAQVLTNLVENAFKYSPTGGTVHVTARRLGSEACVSVRDSGIGIPEDQQAHLFERFFRARNAPISGFGGLGLGLYICRDIIERHGGRIWVESEVEHGSTFHFALPVMAGYSDQ; encoded by the coding sequence ATGGGCGAAGGGTCGGCGGCATGGAAGGGCCCTGCTCACTCGCGAGCCGTCCCCATCTCCCAGCCTTCGCCGGTCGAGCTGCTGCTCCAGGTGGGAGCGAGCCTCCACGCCGCGCTGGTCGTGGACATCCATGGCCGGATTGTCTGGATGGACCCGGTGCTCGCTGGCGCCGCCGGGTGGCGGAGCGACTCTCCCGTCGGCCGCTGCATGGAAGAGGTGCTCGGAAGACTGCCCTGGTTGCGGCATGCGCTCGACGAGGCCCTCACTGGCACGAATGGGGTCTGCGAGGACTGCGAAGAGGAGCAACGGCTGAGCGCGGTGGTGGTGCCCGTCTTCGCCGAGGACGGAACGCAGGTCGGCGCCTGTGCCCGGCTCCGGATGGACGGGCCTCCGAAGCCCGCGGCCCCGAGTGGGCAGCGGGCGGACGCCGCCGCCGAGGAGCGCCAGGCGCGCGAGCGCCTGGAGCACCAGACGTCACTGCTGCGCGCCACGTTCGACTCCATCACCGACGGCGTCATCGTGGTGGACCTGTCCCGGAGAATCACCGCCTACAACAAGCGCTTCCAGGAGATGTGGGAGCTCACGGACGAGATGCTGGAGGAGCGGGACGCCGAGAAGGCGCTCGCGCGAGCAGTCCCCCTGGTCAAGGACCCCGAGCGCTTCGTCACGCGCGTCCGCGATGCCTTCGAGCCATCCCTCACGGTGCAACGCGACATCGTCGAGCTGCGTGACGGCCGGGTGTTCGAGCGCAAGTCCATTCCCCAGCGGCTGGGGGAGGCCATCATCGGCCGCATCTGGAGCTACCGCGACGTGACGGCCGAGCGCCACGCCCTGTCGGAGCAGGAGCGGTTGCTCGCCGCCGAGCACCGCGCGCGCGAGCGGCTGGAGGAGTCGTTCGCCCTGCTCGACACCTTCCTCAAGCACGCGCCCATCGGCCTGGGCTTCATCGGGCGGGATTTGCGCTACCTCCGCATCAACGACGCGCTGGCCACGCTCCACGGCCGGCGCCGGGAGGAGGAAATCGGCAAGACGGTGCGGGAGATGACGCCCCACGTGGCGCCCGTCGTCGAGCCGCTCATGCGGCGGGTGATGGAGACGGGCACGCCCATCATCGGCATCGACATGGAGGGAGAGGTGCCCGCCACCCCGGGTGAGCGCCGGCACTGGAACGTCAGCTACTACCCGGTGCGGACGGAGAGCGGCACCGTCCTGGGCGTGGGCGCGGTGGTGGTCGAGGTGACGGCGGAGCGCCGCGCCCAGGCCGAGCGCGAGCACCTCCTGCGCGAGGCCCAGGAGGCCATCCGCATCCGGGACGACTTCATGTCCATCGCGGCCCACGAATTGAAGACGCCGCTGACGCCGCTCAAGCTCCACCTGCAGATGCTCAAGGCCCAGGCGGACGCCGGCCGCCCCGTGTCCCCGCGCCACGTGCACAAGGCGCTGTCCCAGCTCGCGCGGCTGTCGGTGCTGGTCAATGATTTGCTCGACACCTCGCGCATCCAGGCCGGGAAGCTGGAGCTCGTGCGCGAGCCCATCTCCCTGAGGGCGCTCATCCGCGAGGTCCTCTCGGACTTCCGCGGCACGAGCCCGCTCCACTCACTCGAGCTCGACGCGCCCCAGGACCCGTTCGTCGTCCTGGGAGACCGCAGCCGGCTCGCGCAGGTGCTGACCAACCTGGTGGAGAACGCCTTCAAGTACAGCCCCACCGGCGGCACCGTCCACGTCACGGCGCGGCGCCTGGGCTCCGAGGCGTGCGTCTCCGTGCGGGACTCCGGCATCGGCATTCCGGAGGACCAGCAGGCGCATCTCTTCGAGCGCTTCTTCCGCGCGAGGAATGCGCCCATCTCCGGCTTCGGAGGCCTGGGCCTGGGGCTCTACATCTGCCGCGACATCATCGAGCGCCACGGCGGCCGCATCTGGGTGGAGAGCGAAGTGGAGCACGGCTCCACGTTCCACTTCGCCCTCCCCGTGATGGCCGGCTACTCGGACCAGTAG
- a CDS encoding SDR family oxidoreductase, which produces MTPTIVVCGHGPGISDAVARRFGKEGFAVALVARNAERLKASAQELSSKGINAKAFPCDLASPESVRSLIREVRASLGPIAVLHWNAYSNRARDLLAASTEELRAAFDVAVVGFITGVQESLSDLKQQKGAVLVTGGALAYFNPRMEAGAGQWGVMGLALEKAAQLKTVGLLHHRLAREGVYVGEVVVGGTVRGTAFDSGHGNLEASDIAESVWALYKRRSEVSINFP; this is translated from the coding sequence ATGACACCAACCATCGTCGTGTGTGGCCATGGACCCGGCATCTCCGATGCGGTGGCTCGCAGGTTCGGCAAGGAGGGCTTCGCCGTCGCGCTCGTCGCCCGAAATGCGGAGCGGCTGAAGGCCTCGGCCCAGGAGCTGTCATCCAAGGGCATCAACGCCAAGGCCTTTCCCTGTGACCTCGCGTCCCCGGAGTCCGTGCGCTCGCTCATCCGCGAGGTGCGCGCGTCGCTGGGCCCCATCGCGGTGCTCCACTGGAATGCGTATTCCAACCGCGCCCGCGACCTGCTGGCCGCGAGCACCGAGGAGCTGCGCGCCGCGTTCGACGTGGCGGTGGTGGGGTTCATCACCGGCGTGCAGGAGTCGCTGTCCGACTTGAAGCAGCAGAAGGGCGCGGTCCTCGTCACCGGAGGCGCCCTCGCCTACTTCAACCCGCGCATGGAGGCGGGCGCGGGCCAGTGGGGCGTCATGGGGCTCGCGCTTGAGAAGGCCGCGCAGCTCAAGACGGTGGGCCTGCTCCACCACCGGCTCGCGCGCGAGGGCGTCTACGTGGGCGAGGTCGTCGTGGGCGGCACCGTCCGGGGCACCGCGTTCGACTCGGGCCACGGCAACCTGGAGGCCTCGGACATCGCCGAGTCCGTCTGGGCCCTGTACAAGCGCCGCTCGGAAGTCTCCATCAACTTCCCGTAG
- a CDS encoding long-chain fatty acid--CoA ligase, protein MNTAHYAHWPVGLPHAITTPETSLYVNLQVSALRYPDKPAVVFYDTVLSYARVHEDVLALAGYLQKECGVKRGDRVLLDMQNSPQFLIAFYAILRADAMVVPVNPMLLTEELAHYVADSGAKVAIASQEIFPRVAPLLRETSLQKVVVAAYADSLLEPTELNVPDFVRAPYAVPAAPGVVPWREALAARHTPGEHLAGPEDLACMPYTSGTTGKPKGCVHTHRTVMFNAMATPTWCGPVVPDNVALAVLPTFHVTGMQSVMNALVYSGGSVVMLPRWDRDVAGQLITRYKVTSWTLIPTMMIDFLSNPRLGEYDISGIKLVAGGGAAMPAAVAQKLLDLTGQQYLEGYGLSETMAASHINPRQRMKQQCLGIPYLNVDSRVVDPITFKEVPQGEVGEIWIHGPQVFKGYWNDPRKTEEAFAELDGKRFFRSGDLGYMDEEGFFFFTDRLKRMINASGFKVWPAEVELAMYQHPAVQECCVIAAKDAYRGETVKAVIVKRAGAAATGEDIIQWAQEKMAAYKVPRVVEFVDTLPKTATGKVLWKVLQDQELAKR, encoded by the coding sequence ATGAACACCGCCCACTACGCGCACTGGCCGGTGGGACTGCCGCACGCCATCACCACGCCGGAGACGAGCCTGTATGTGAATCTCCAGGTCTCCGCGCTGCGCTATCCGGACAAGCCCGCCGTCGTCTTCTACGACACGGTGCTGAGCTACGCGCGGGTCCACGAGGACGTGCTCGCGCTCGCCGGCTATCTACAGAAGGAGTGCGGCGTAAAGCGCGGGGACCGCGTGCTGCTGGACATGCAGAACAGCCCGCAGTTCCTCATCGCCTTCTACGCCATCCTCCGCGCCGACGCGATGGTGGTGCCCGTCAACCCGATGCTGCTGACGGAGGAACTGGCGCACTACGTGGCGGACAGCGGCGCGAAGGTGGCCATCGCCTCGCAGGAAATCTTCCCACGCGTGGCGCCGCTCCTTCGCGAGACGTCTCTCCAGAAAGTGGTGGTGGCGGCCTACGCCGACTCCCTGCTCGAGCCCACCGAGCTGAACGTGCCGGACTTCGTGCGCGCGCCCTACGCGGTGCCCGCCGCGCCGGGCGTGGTGCCCTGGAGGGAGGCACTGGCGGCGCGTCACACGCCGGGCGAGCACCTCGCCGGCCCGGAGGACCTCGCGTGCATGCCCTATACGTCCGGCACCACCGGAAAGCCCAAGGGCTGCGTGCACACGCACCGCACGGTGATGTTCAACGCAATGGCGACGCCGACGTGGTGCGGGCCGGTGGTGCCCGACAACGTCGCGCTGGCGGTGCTGCCCACATTCCACGTGACGGGCATGCAGTCGGTGATGAACGCCCTGGTGTACTCCGGCGGCTCCGTCGTCATGCTGCCCCGGTGGGACAGGGACGTGGCCGGCCAACTCATCACCCGCTACAAGGTGACGTCGTGGACGTTGATTCCGACGATGATGATCGACTTCCTGTCGAACCCGCGCCTGGGTGAGTACGACATCTCCGGCATCAAGCTCGTGGCGGGCGGCGGCGCGGCGATGCCGGCGGCGGTGGCCCAGAAGCTGCTCGACCTGACCGGGCAGCAGTACCTGGAGGGCTATGGCCTGTCCGAGACGATGGCCGCCTCCCATATCAACCCGCGCCAGCGCATGAAGCAGCAATGCCTGGGCATCCCCTACCTGAATGTCGACTCGCGCGTCGTGGACCCCATCACCTTCAAGGAGGTGCCCCAGGGCGAGGTGGGCGAGATTTGGATTCACGGGCCGCAGGTCTTCAAGGGCTACTGGAACGACCCGCGCAAGACGGAGGAGGCCTTCGCCGAGCTCGACGGCAAGCGGTTCTTCCGCTCGGGTGACTTGGGCTACATGGACGAGGAGGGGTTCTTCTTCTTCACCGACCGGCTGAAGCGGATGATCAACGCGAGCGGCTTCAAGGTCTGGCCCGCCGAGGTGGAGCTGGCCATGTATCAGCACCCGGCCGTGCAGGAGTGCTGCGTCATCGCCGCGAAGGACGCGTACCGGGGCGAGACGGTGAAGGCCGTCATCGTGAAGCGGGCCGGCGCGGCGGCCACCGGTGAGGACATCATCCAGTGGGCGCAGGAGAAGATGGCCGCCTACAAGGTGCCCAGGGTGGTGGAGTTCGTTGACACGCTGCCGAAGACGGCCACCGGCAAGGTGCTGTGGAAGGTCCTCCAGGACCAGGAGCTGGCGAAGCGGTAG
- a CDS encoding ricin-type beta-trefoil lectin domain protein — MSLTGAGCGGAPADSTGEVEAPVATGTVVSELYVDNNSTLWTQNGNVVPVCWTTTGFDQEKTWIKEKLEDTWMRVSKVNFSGFGNCPTTGTEKFVRVSIVGTATGGNEVTNGSASFGMGAFRLPTEAASVNLTIGPSRTQGRVEYLAVHEFGHVLGFVHEQARPDNPDDRNADPAYCRTVGETYNNGTYVSAYDRDSIMHYCNKGGNVVGYLAPTDIIGVQNVYGAKVSGSFTAFDGRCLDIPWGSDFNGNPLETFECGSGGIWSNQQFIFSPATGAITWSGHNRVLDVQNAGTANGTPVQLYDSNGGAAQAWSMPNAAIKGIGGLCLDVEGGVVTNGARVQLWECNGGATQQFTWFSDRTIRIKNPSTGAWKCMDVYGAYTANETPVILWDCLAGDSNQKWVQSAYGGLGSFGNIFGPCLDAHVPVINQFKGQNGEAKLQIFSCNGGQNQRFSFYGEVRGVGGNCMEVSGAARQNTTRVVMSACNGGKHQKWDYKL, encoded by the coding sequence GTGTCCCTGACGGGGGCTGGCTGTGGTGGAGCACCCGCTGACAGCACCGGCGAGGTGGAGGCACCGGTCGCCACGGGCACGGTGGTGAGCGAGCTGTACGTCGACAACAACTCCACCCTCTGGACGCAGAACGGCAACGTGGTCCCCGTCTGCTGGACGACGACGGGCTTCGACCAGGAGAAGACGTGGATCAAGGAGAAGCTCGAGGACACCTGGATGCGGGTGTCGAAGGTGAACTTCTCGGGCTTCGGCAACTGCCCGACGACGGGCACGGAGAAGTTCGTCCGGGTCTCCATCGTCGGGACGGCCACCGGCGGTAACGAGGTCACCAACGGCAGTGCCTCCTTCGGCATGGGCGCGTTCCGCCTGCCGACGGAAGCGGCGAGCGTGAATCTCACCATTGGCCCGAGTCGCACGCAGGGGCGCGTGGAGTACCTGGCCGTCCACGAGTTCGGCCATGTGCTGGGCTTCGTCCACGAGCAGGCGCGCCCGGACAACCCCGATGACCGGAACGCGGACCCGGCGTACTGCCGGACGGTGGGCGAGACGTACAACAATGGCACGTACGTCAGCGCCTACGACCGCGACTCCATCATGCATTACTGCAACAAGGGCGGGAACGTGGTGGGCTACCTCGCGCCCACGGACATCATCGGCGTGCAGAATGTCTATGGCGCGAAGGTGTCCGGCAGCTTCACCGCGTTCGACGGGCGCTGCCTGGACATCCCCTGGGGCAGTGACTTCAACGGCAACCCGCTGGAGACCTTCGAGTGCGGCTCGGGTGGCATCTGGAGCAACCAGCAGTTCATCTTCAGCCCGGCCACGGGGGCGATTACGTGGTCCGGCCACAACCGCGTGCTGGACGTGCAGAACGCCGGGACGGCGAACGGCACGCCGGTGCAGCTCTATGACAGCAACGGCGGCGCCGCGCAGGCGTGGAGCATGCCCAACGCCGCCATCAAGGGCATTGGCGGGCTGTGCCTGGACGTGGAGGGCGGCGTGGTGACCAATGGCGCGCGCGTCCAGCTGTGGGAGTGCAACGGCGGCGCCACCCAGCAGTTCACCTGGTTCAGCGACCGGACCATCCGCATCAAGAATCCGTCCACCGGCGCGTGGAAGTGCATGGATGTCTATGGCGCGTACACGGCCAACGAGACGCCCGTCATCCTCTGGGATTGCCTGGCGGGTGACTCGAACCAGAAGTGGGTCCAGTCCGCGTATGGCGGGCTCGGCTCGTTCGGCAACATCTTCGGGCCCTGCCTGGACGCGCACGTGCCGGTCATCAACCAGTTCAAGGGGCAGAATGGCGAGGCGAAGCTGCAGATCTTCTCGTGCAACGGCGGGCAGAACCAGCGCTTCAGCTTCTACGGCGAGGTGCGGGGCGTGGGCGGCAACTGCATGGAGGTGTCCGGCGCCGCCCGTCAGAACACCACGCGCGTGGTGATGAGCGCCTGCAACGGAGGCAAGCACCAGAAGTGGGACTACAAGCTCTGA
- a CDS encoding S8 family peptidase — translation MAEQFQSPRVHAIVVLLKAGYGQDWLGRWVFERVGTGWSVCPVPFHPRGDEFDVVPQAGVEPARAWDFARELRALDGVVDAEPTFEALYEESAVQGPTGADPDITPRSLAYGSAGGTADAGSACDWSVKFVQAEEAWALPDCVSRYGQGIRVGHPDSGYRAHPELGADFNPGPGWDFINGDSATENVQGDHGLETASVISSADNRSENERSITGIAAQAEVIPLRVTKPHSFVPAPVLFEAGATRLRDAIRYALTLEPPCHVLSISLGWLPDGGLHRALQDAVQQNVIVIAAAGNYTGRIVVWPAAYPEAIAMAACNAQGAPWWGSARGPAVDATGPGEGVWVANVAQYVAQSDGTSFAVATIAGIAALWLAYHGRDNLLARYAGGPLLSEVFRQVLCASCTSWEQDPGLWGAGLVNARGCLQAPLPDPAAVQGAPAVAAGPVEETFPTIPAPRLHESLARVLGVKRAAIEPILAEHGRELRFWLLTQPDFRRALAESFIPAMEPVVTAQRAALPPFSDGLHEALRANAST, via the coding sequence ATGGCAGAGCAATTCCAGTCACCGAGGGTCCACGCGATTGTCGTCCTGCTCAAGGCGGGGTACGGCCAGGACTGGCTCGGGCGGTGGGTGTTCGAGCGCGTGGGGACCGGATGGAGCGTGTGCCCCGTGCCATTCCATCCCCGGGGTGACGAGTTCGACGTGGTCCCCCAGGCCGGGGTCGAGCCGGCCCGTGCCTGGGATTTCGCTCGTGAGCTCCGGGCGCTGGACGGTGTCGTGGACGCCGAGCCCACCTTCGAGGCGCTCTATGAAGAGTCGGCCGTGCAGGGCCCCACCGGCGCGGACCCGGACATCACACCGCGGTCGCTTGCGTACGGAAGCGCTGGTGGCACCGCGGACGCGGGGAGCGCGTGCGACTGGAGCGTGAAGTTCGTCCAGGCGGAGGAGGCCTGGGCCCTGCCTGATTGCGTGTCGCGGTACGGACAGGGCATCCGCGTCGGCCACCCGGACAGCGGCTACAGGGCCCATCCCGAGCTCGGGGCAGATTTCAATCCAGGGCCCGGCTGGGATTTCATCAATGGCGACAGCGCGACGGAGAACGTGCAGGGGGACCATGGCCTGGAAACCGCGAGCGTCATCTCGAGCGCCGACAACCGCTCCGAGAATGAGCGCTCCATCACGGGCATCGCGGCGCAAGCAGAGGTCATCCCCTTGCGGGTGACGAAGCCGCACTCCTTCGTTCCGGCTCCGGTCCTCTTCGAGGCGGGCGCGACGCGGCTCCGTGACGCCATCCGGTATGCGCTCACGCTCGAGCCACCCTGCCATGTGCTCAGCATCAGCCTCGGATGGCTGCCGGATGGAGGGCTGCACCGGGCGCTCCAGGATGCGGTTCAGCAGAACGTCATCGTCATCGCCGCGGCGGGCAACTACACGGGGCGCATCGTCGTGTGGCCCGCGGCCTACCCGGAGGCCATCGCCATGGCGGCCTGCAACGCGCAGGGCGCGCCCTGGTGGGGCTCGGCCCGGGGCCCCGCGGTCGATGCCACCGGTCCGGGAGAGGGCGTGTGGGTCGCCAACGTGGCGCAGTACGTGGCCCAGAGCGACGGCACCTCGTTCGCGGTCGCAACCATTGCTGGCATCGCGGCGCTCTGGCTCGCGTACCACGGCCGAGACAACCTGCTCGCGCGCTACGCGGGAGGGCCGCTGCTCTCCGAGGTGTTCAGGCAGGTCCTGTGCGCGAGCTGCACGTCCTGGGAGCAGGACCCCGGACTCTGGGGGGCGGGCCTCGTGAATGCCCGCGGATGTCTCCAGGCGCCGCTGCCGGACCCGGCCGCGGTCCAGGGTGCGCCTGCCGTCGCGGCGGGGCCGGTGGAGGAGACCTTCCCGACCATTCCCGCGCCCAGGCTCCACGAGAGTCTGGCCCGCGTGCTCGGCGTGAAGCGCGCCGCAATCGAGCCGATTCTCGCCGAGCACGGGCGCGAGCTCCGCTTCTGGCTGTTGACGCAGCCCGACTTCCGCCGCGCACTCGCCGAGTCCTTCATTCCCGCGATGGAGCCGGTCGTGACGGCGCAGCGTGCCGCGCTGCCGCCATTCTCGGACGGGCTCCATGAGGCGCTTCGCGCGAACGCGAGCACGTGA
- a CDS encoding LysM peptidoglycan-binding domain-containing protein, giving the protein MSTYRIRSGDTLSGLAARFHTSVSALAKANNIKNPNLIIAGKTLRVPGQDGDKFEGGKTGGKKGTGGSKGTGGSTGGGKVDQGPSKVGNIKVTPEMRKLAEAGKRAAQGMGGYNSQGLCATGVSRAIQNAFGFKVWGNGNQIDNNLPRDKFKQIDIPLSEALKIPGLVLTWERTSSAAGQKYGHTAITTGDGKSSTSDFIERNTLAAGGRSGLKIFLPIL; this is encoded by the coding sequence ATGTCCACGTACCGCATCCGCTCTGGCGACACCCTCTCTGGCCTTGCTGCTCGCTTCCACACCAGCGTTTCCGCGCTGGCGAAGGCGAACAACATCAAGAACCCCAACCTCATCATCGCGGGCAAGACGCTGCGCGTCCCCGGCCAGGATGGCGACAAGTTCGAGGGTGGGAAGACGGGCGGCAAGAAGGGCACCGGCGGCTCGAAGGGCACCGGCGGCTCGACGGGCGGCGGCAAGGTCGACCAGGGCCCGTCGAAGGTCGGCAACATCAAGGTGACGCCGGAGATGCGCAAGCTCGCCGAGGCGGGCAAGCGCGCCGCGCAGGGCATGGGCGGCTACAACAGCCAGGGCCTGTGCGCCACGGGCGTGAGCAGGGCCATCCAGAACGCCTTCGGCTTCAAGGTCTGGGGCAACGGCAACCAGATTGACAACAACCTGCCGCGCGACAAGTTCAAGCAGATTGACATCCCGCTCTCCGAGGCGCTGAAGATTCCGGGCCTCGTGCTCACCTGGGAGAGGACGTCCTCGGCCGCGGGCCAGAAGTACGGCCACACCGCCATCACCACCGGCGACGGCAAGTCGTCCACGAGCGACTTCATCGAGCGCAACACGCTCGCCGCTGGCGGCCGCAGCGGGCTCAAGATCTTCCTCCCCATCCTCTAA
- a CDS encoding right-handed parallel beta-helix repeat-containing protein: MQRASNVAARTVGMAVLLAVSSAAHADSGREDTRPGLRCGDTVTRSTRLTRDLDCPSTYTPALRIARAGVVLDLGGHTVRGVGPDTGLSEGILVEADSTVRNGTLRGFTYGYVVESGQDARLSGLTFRDNVVAVYNRYGTFTTLTLTDCRLLRNSVGLASEQDASSGMFRVRSSLFSGNGSALIANFHSVEVERSTFTANALVFWCPDGSVTFRSSLLHRNEVVGHVPLGEFGYGTCNEVTLVDTVLTDNGALAPAEEPAWKPFDLVLRDSWFVDNGTGLEARARTLDVRGNTWWANGSGLHVAEPPELLQPSVTGTVSDNRLLRNQGDGLRVTFPGTLTVSGNVAIGNEGWGIDAPGVIDGGGNVARGNREGDCRGVICAPTDPRPEAPRLAGEVDLEDAR, encoded by the coding sequence ATGCAGCGTGCATCCAACGTCGCCGCCAGGACCGTGGGCATGGCGGTCCTGCTGGCGGTGTCGTCCGCCGCTCACGCGGACAGCGGACGCGAGGACACGCGGCCCGGCCTCCGCTGCGGAGACACCGTCACCCGCAGCACCCGGCTCACCCGGGACCTCGATTGTCCGAGCACGTACACACCCGCGCTCCGCATCGCCCGCGCGGGCGTCGTCCTCGACCTGGGCGGCCACACCGTGCGCGGCGTCGGCCCGGACACGGGCCTCTCCGAGGGCATCCTCGTCGAGGCCGACAGCACCGTGCGCAACGGCACCCTCCGGGGCTTCACCTACGGCTACGTCGTCGAGTCGGGCCAGGACGCGCGGCTGTCCGGGCTCACCTTCCGCGACAATGTCGTGGCCGTCTACAACCGCTACGGCACCTTCACCACCCTCACCCTCACCGACTGCCGCCTGCTCCGCAACAGCGTCGGGCTGGCCAGTGAGCAGGACGCGAGCAGCGGCATGTTCCGCGTGCGCTCATCGCTCTTCAGCGGCAACGGGTCGGCGCTCATCGCGAACTTCCATTCCGTCGAGGTGGAGCGCTCCACGTTCACCGCCAACGCGCTCGTCTTCTGGTGCCCCGACGGCAGCGTCACCTTCCGCTCGAGCCTGCTCCACCGGAACGAAGTCGTGGGCCACGTTCCGCTCGGTGAGTTCGGCTACGGCACCTGCAACGAGGTCACACTCGTCGACACGGTGCTGACGGACAACGGCGCGCTTGCGCCCGCCGAGGAGCCGGCCTGGAAGCCGTTCGACCTCGTGCTTCGCGACTCCTGGTTCGTCGACAATGGCACCGGGCTGGAGGCCCGCGCCCGGACGCTCGACGTCCGCGGCAACACGTGGTGGGCCAATGGGAGCGGCCTCCACGTGGCCGAGCCGCCGGAGCTCCTGCAGCCCTCCGTCACCGGCACCGTCAGCGACAACCGCCTCCTGCGCAACCAGGGTGACGGCCTGCGCGTGACGTTCCCCGGCACGCTCACGGTGTCCGGCAACGTGGCCATCGGAAACGAAGGCTGGGGAATCGACGCGCCCGGTGTCATCGACGGAGGCGGCAACGTCGCGCGCGGCAACCGCGAGGGCGACTGTCGCGGCGTCATCTGCGCTCCCACGGACCCGCGGCCCGAGGCACCGCGCCTCGCCGGAGAAGTGGACCTCGAAGACGCCCGGTGA
- a CDS encoding acyl-CoA dehydrogenase family protein, which translates to MDFSYTEEQQALQDSLRRFLGKEYDFEKRKHISRSAAGYSKEHWGKLAEMGVLGLGIPEAHGGMNGTPVDTLLIMESFGRAMVLEPYLPTVVLGAGLVRDVGSEAQQAALLPSIAMGELLLAFAHYEQGSRYALEHVATHAKRAGDGYVLNGTKSLVLSGAQAGKLIVSARTSGGVWERTGISLFLVDASAPGVTAHGYVTQDGGRAAEVKLSDVRVGADALLGKEGGALPVIERAVDLAIAALCAEAVGAMDALVETTREYLKTRKQFGQPIGRFQALQHRMADMLIATEQARSMAMVAAVKVQSEDAAERRRMVSSAKALVGQSARYVGQQAVQLHGGMGVTDELAAAHLFKRLTVINALFGDADHHLSLVSDALLVA; encoded by the coding sequence ATGGACTTCAGCTACACCGAGGAACAGCAGGCCCTCCAGGACTCGCTCCGCCGCTTCCTGGGGAAGGAGTACGACTTCGAGAAGCGCAAGCACATCTCCCGCTCGGCCGCGGGCTACAGCAAGGAGCACTGGGGCAAGCTCGCGGAAATGGGCGTGCTCGGGCTCGGCATCCCCGAGGCGCACGGCGGGATGAACGGCACGCCCGTGGACACCCTGCTCATCATGGAGAGCTTCGGCCGCGCCATGGTGCTGGAGCCGTACCTGCCCACCGTGGTGCTGGGGGCCGGGCTGGTGCGCGACGTGGGCTCGGAGGCGCAGCAGGCGGCGCTGCTGCCCTCCATCGCCATGGGTGAGCTCCTCCTGGCCTTCGCCCACTACGAGCAGGGCAGCCGCTACGCGCTGGAGCACGTGGCCACCCACGCGAAGCGGGCAGGGGACGGGTACGTCCTCAATGGGACGAAGTCCCTGGTCCTCTCCGGGGCGCAGGCCGGCAAGCTCATCGTCTCGGCGCGGACTTCTGGTGGCGTGTGGGAGAGGACGGGCATCTCGCTCTTCCTGGTGGACGCGTCGGCGCCGGGTGTCACGGCTCACGGCTACGTCACGCAGGACGGTGGCCGCGCGGCGGAGGTGAAGCTCTCGGACGTGCGCGTGGGCGCGGATGCGCTGCTCGGCAAGGAGGGCGGCGCGCTGCCGGTCATCGAGCGCGCGGTGGACCTGGCCATCGCGGCCCTGTGCGCGGAGGCGGTGGGCGCCATGGACGCGCTGGTGGAGACGACGCGCGAGTACCTCAAGACGCGCAAGCAGTTCGGCCAGCCCATTGGCCGGTTCCAGGCGCTCCAGCACCGGATGGCGGACATGCTGATTGCCACCGAGCAGGCCCGCTCCATGGCCATGGTCGCGGCGGTGAAGGTGCAGTCCGAGGACGCCGCCGAGCGCCGCCGCATGGTGTCCTCGGCGAAGGCGCTGGTGGGACAGTCCGCGCGCTACGTGGGGCAGCAGGCCGTGCAGCTCCACGGCGGCATGGGCGTGACGGACGAGCTCGCCGCGGCCCACCTGTTCAAGCGGCTGACGGTCATCAACGCCCTGTTCGGCGACGCGGACCATCACCTCTCGTTGGTGAGCGACGCGCTGCTGGTGGCGTGA